One Kitasatospora sp. NBC_01287 DNA window includes the following coding sequences:
- a CDS encoding 1,4-dihydroxy-6-naphthoate synthase — protein MAEPLRIAYSPCPNDTFVFHAWAHGLLPGAEAPEVTFADIDVTNGLAERGELDVLKVSYAALPWVLDEYALLPCGGALGRGCGPLVLTRPGADAGASPITAGADLTGKTVAVPSERSTAYLLFRLWATEAVPGGLGEVVVLPFDEIMPAVRDGRVDAGLVIHEARFTYQDYGLAKLADMGEVWEARTGLPIPLGAIIARRSLGAARLRELAAAVRGSVEAAWADPAASREYVLAHAQEMDPAVADQHIGLYVNEFTADLGPEGYAAVRGLLDRAAEQGLVPAVAPDALAFP, from the coding sequence GTGGCTGAGCCGCTGCGGATCGCGTACTCGCCCTGCCCCAACGACACCTTCGTCTTCCACGCCTGGGCGCACGGCCTGCTGCCGGGCGCCGAGGCGCCCGAGGTCACCTTCGCCGACATCGACGTGACCAACGGCCTGGCCGAGCGCGGGGAGCTGGACGTCCTCAAGGTCAGCTACGCGGCCCTGCCCTGGGTGCTCGACGAGTACGCGCTGCTGCCCTGCGGCGGGGCGCTCGGCCGCGGCTGCGGCCCGCTGGTGCTCACCCGGCCCGGGGCCGACGCCGGGGCGAGCCCGATCACGGCCGGCGCCGACCTGACCGGGAAGACGGTCGCGGTGCCCAGCGAGCGCTCCACCGCCTACCTGCTGTTCCGGCTCTGGGCGACCGAGGCGGTGCCCGGCGGGCTCGGCGAGGTGGTGGTGCTGCCGTTCGACGAGATCATGCCCGCCGTGCGGGACGGCCGGGTGGACGCCGGCCTGGTGATCCACGAGGCCCGCTTCACCTACCAGGACTACGGGCTCGCGAAGCTGGCCGACATGGGCGAGGTCTGGGAGGCGCGCACCGGGCTGCCGATCCCCCTGGGCGCGATCATCGCCCGGCGCTCACTGGGCGCGGCGCGGCTGCGCGAGCTGGCGGCGGCCGTGCGCGGCTCGGTCGAGGCGGCCTGGGCCGACCCGGCGGCCTCCCGGGAGTACGTGCTGGCGCACGCCCAGGAGATGGACCCGGCGGTGGCCGACCAGCACATCGGGCTCTACGTCAACGAGTTCACCGCCGACCTCGGCCCCGAGGGCTACGCGGCCGTGCGCGGCCTGCTGGACCGGGCGGCCGAGCAGGGCCTGGTGCCGGCCGTGGCGCCGGACGCGCTGGCCTTCCCGTAG
- a CDS encoding methyltransferase domain-containing protein, with the protein MTNTQLRGESPAGQDAAARRRKAALAHAFTLAADEYDEANGGFFNPIGARLARLAGLRPGDRVLDVGCGRGAVLFAALAEVGPEGYVVGVDLAPGMVQATAAQAAGRGLRNVCVRLDDAEALGFPDRSFEAALSSFAVIFTPDPAAALASVHRVLVPGGRFGFTAFGADEPGWERPGAALNAFLPAEAARLRQSRAARFNPLGRSPEEAAELLHRAGFTDVRTVEHLAATHYPTADAWWHAQRAGGWRGVLEAIPAERLDEARAAALAVLAPLTAADGSLVRRTAIRYTTALRE; encoded by the coding sequence ATGACGAACACTCAGCTCCGAGGTGAGTCACCCGCCGGGCAGGACGCGGCGGCCCGCCGCCGCAAGGCCGCCCTGGCCCACGCCTTCACGCTCGCGGCCGACGAGTACGACGAGGCCAACGGCGGCTTCTTCAATCCGATCGGCGCCCGGCTGGCCAGGCTGGCCGGGCTCCGCCCGGGCGACCGGGTGCTTGACGTGGGCTGCGGCCGGGGCGCCGTGCTCTTCGCGGCGCTCGCCGAGGTCGGCCCCGAGGGCTACGTGGTCGGGGTCGACCTGGCCCCCGGGATGGTCCAGGCGACCGCCGCGCAGGCGGCCGGGCGCGGGCTGCGCAACGTCTGCGTCCGGCTGGACGACGCCGAGGCGCTCGGGTTCCCCGACCGCTCCTTCGAGGCCGCGCTCTCCTCCTTCGCGGTGATCTTCACCCCCGACCCGGCGGCCGCGCTGGCCTCGGTGCACCGGGTGCTGGTGCCCGGCGGCCGGTTCGGCTTCACCGCCTTCGGCGCGGACGAACCCGGCTGGGAGCGGCCCGGCGCGGCGCTCAACGCCTTCCTCCCCGCGGAGGCGGCCCGGCTGCGGCAGAGCCGCGCGGCCCGGTTCAACCCGCTGGGCCGCAGCCCCGAGGAGGCGGCCGAGCTGCTGCACCGGGCCGGCTTCACCGACGTACGAACGGTCGAGCACCTCGCGGCCACCCACTACCCCACCGCCGACGCCTGGTGGCACGCGCAGCGGGCCGGCGGATGGCGCGGGGTGCTGGAGGCGATCCCGGCCGAGCGACTGGACGAAGCGCGGGCCGCCGCACTGGCGGTGCTCGCCCCGCTGACCGCCGCGGACGGCAGCCTGGTGCGGCGCACCGCGATCCGCTACACGACCGCCCTGCGGGAGTAG
- the pgeF gene encoding peptidoglycan editing factor PgeF: protein MEDMEELTTGVRYAVTDRHGGVSAPPYDSRNLGGATADDYQDVLRNRELTARRFGLAPDRVVWMRQVHSATVARVSGPWAAEVPELDAVFTTEPGLALAALGADCAPVLLADPVARMVGAAHSGRVGTLTGVVPELVAAMAAAGAEPGRMTALVGPMACGRCYEVPAAMREESAAVLPEVRSTTRQGTPALDLRAGITAQLARAGVAAVRQDARCTIEDADLFSHRRDQPTGRFAAYVWLEA from the coding sequence ATGGAGGACATGGAGGAACTGACGACCGGGGTCCGCTACGCCGTCACCGACCGCCACGGCGGGGTGAGCGCACCGCCGTACGACTCGCGCAACCTGGGCGGCGCGACCGCGGACGACTACCAGGACGTGCTGCGGAACCGGGAGCTGACGGCCCGTCGGTTCGGGCTGGCCCCGGACCGGGTGGTCTGGATGCGCCAGGTGCACAGCGCCACCGTGGCCCGGGTGTCGGGCCCCTGGGCCGCCGAGGTCCCGGAACTGGACGCGGTGTTCACCACCGAGCCCGGCCTCGCGCTGGCCGCGCTGGGCGCCGACTGCGCGCCGGTGCTGCTCGCCGACCCGGTGGCGCGGATGGTCGGCGCGGCGCACTCCGGGCGGGTCGGCACGCTCACCGGCGTGGTGCCCGAGCTGGTCGCCGCGATGGCCGCGGCCGGGGCCGAGCCGGGGCGGATGACCGCCCTGGTCGGCCCGATGGCCTGCGGGCGCTGCTACGAGGTGCCGGCGGCGATGCGCGAGGAGTCCGCCGCCGTGCTGCCCGAGGTGCGCTCCACGACCCGCCAGGGCACCCCGGCCCTGGACCTGCGGGCCGGGATCACCGCGCAGTTGGCTCGCGCGGGCGTCGCCGCGGTGCGCCAGGACGCCCGCTGCACGATCGAGGACGCCGACCTCTTCTCGCACCGCCGCGACCAGCCGACCGGGCGCTTCGCGGCGTACGTGTGGCTGGAGGCCTGA
- a CDS encoding putative T7SS-secreted protein, whose protein sequence is MTELGNTSDPKALIPGDPDSVHHTESALRAYGDLLHIAGAGLQRIDTSDGWSGDAADAFRKVFHGQPGKWLQAGDAFHDAAAALDAYTTVLGWAQGQAADAINLWNSGAASQQAARDKLDSARNQLVSAARTAAAIVGKARDLAPPKPGFWSQVGDDIGGFFSGAGHFAEQVGETALTDLASVGNAIVHDPGSVAETGLGLGLAALGAGGEVGGFALDATGIGLVIGVPTNVVSAGAIATGLGMAGLGMTHIANDAAGPDRVNMNSDGSGGSSESAAPRSYQSNPGSIGQDLGYSRRQVNDAIHAVKGQGGWRGIGGNKNPDVVVDTSTGEVYPKLPDGSPADDSIGNIFDYLPEE, encoded by the coding sequence ATGACAGAGCTTGGGAATACCAGCGATCCGAAGGCCCTCATTCCTGGCGACCCCGACTCCGTCCATCATACGGAATCAGCGCTGAGAGCATATGGCGACCTGCTGCACATCGCTGGTGCCGGCCTCCAGCGAATCGACACCAGCGACGGCTGGAGCGGTGACGCGGCCGACGCGTTCCGCAAGGTTTTCCATGGCCAACCCGGCAAGTGGTTACAGGCTGGCGATGCGTTCCACGATGCTGCGGCTGCCCTGGACGCCTACACGACCGTACTGGGTTGGGCTCAGGGTCAGGCAGCCGATGCCATCAACCTCTGGAACTCTGGTGCAGCAAGTCAGCAGGCTGCGCGTGACAAACTGGACAGCGCTCGCAACCAGTTGGTCAGCGCCGCCAGGACTGCTGCCGCCATCGTCGGGAAGGCGCGCGACCTGGCACCCCCGAAGCCAGGGTTCTGGTCGCAAGTAGGCGATGACATCGGCGGGTTCTTCTCCGGTGCGGGGCACTTCGCCGAGCAGGTCGGGGAGACCGCTCTGACCGATCTCGCCTCAGTCGGCAACGCGATCGTGCATGACCCGGGTTCCGTTGCCGAGACCGGCTTGGGCCTGGGGCTGGCTGCCCTCGGCGCGGGTGGCGAGGTCGGCGGGTTCGCGCTGGACGCGACGGGTATCGGTTTGGTGATAGGCGTGCCGACCAATGTCGTCTCAGCCGGTGCGATCGCCACCGGTCTCGGCATGGCCGGTCTCGGAATGACCCACATCGCGAATGATGCAGCCGGCCCGGACCGCGTCAACATGAACTCCGACGGATCAGGCGGCAGCAGCGAATCAGCAGCGCCTCGGTCATACCAGTCGAATCCTGGTAGCATCGGGCAGGATCTGGGTTATTCTCGGCGCCAAGTCAACGACGCGATTCACGCAGTCAAGGGACAAGGGGGCTGGCGCGGGATCGGCGGCAACAAGAACCCGGACGTCGTGGTGGACACGAGCACCGGTGAAGTATATCCGAAGCTCCCCGATGGAAGTCCCGCCGATGACAGCATCGGGAACATTTTTGACTACCTGCCAGAGGAATAA
- a CDS encoding futalosine hydrolase has translation MTGPQDTGEQPAPAAPAGGRLLVVVAVAAEAEAVRRGAPAGLVTVVTAGVGPAAAASATAIALAAERHPLVVSAGIAGGFAPRAPIGTVVAADAIIAADLGAQTPDGFQDVAELGFGTVAHTPPPGAVALLARATGAVVGPVLTVSTVTGSAERAAELAARHPGAAAEAMEGFGVAEAAARFGVPALELRTVSNAVGPRDRAAWRIGEALAALERAFALLPHTRLIEEATGG, from the coding sequence GTGACCGGCCCGCAGGACACCGGCGAGCAGCCGGCCCCCGCCGCACCGGCCGGGGGTCGGCTGCTCGTCGTCGTCGCGGTGGCCGCCGAGGCCGAGGCCGTGCGGCGCGGCGCGCCGGCCGGCCTGGTCACCGTGGTGACGGCCGGGGTCGGCCCGGCCGCGGCCGCGAGCGCCACCGCCATCGCGCTGGCCGCCGAGCGCCACCCGCTGGTGGTCTCGGCCGGGATCGCCGGCGGCTTCGCCCCGCGCGCGCCGATCGGCACGGTGGTGGCCGCCGACGCGATCATCGCCGCCGACCTGGGTGCGCAGACCCCGGACGGCTTCCAGGACGTCGCCGAGCTGGGCTTCGGCACCGTCGCGCACACCCCGCCGCCGGGCGCGGTCGCGCTGCTCGCGCGGGCCACCGGTGCGGTGGTCGGCCCGGTGCTCACCGTCTCCACCGTCACCGGCAGCGCCGAGCGCGCGGCCGAGCTGGCCGCCCGGCACCCCGGCGCGGCCGCGGAGGCGATGGAGGGCTTCGGGGTGGCCGAGGCGGCTGCCCGGTTCGGTGTGCCGGCCCTGGAACTGCGCACCGTCTCCAACGCCGTGGGCCCGCGCGACCGGGCCGCCTGGCGGATCGGCGAGGCGCTGGCGGCCCTGGAGCGCGCCTTCGCCCTGCTGCCCCACACCCGTCTGATCGAGGAGGCCACCGGTGGCTGA
- a CDS encoding HAD family hydrolase, translated as MSAISVPAPLTVGFDLDMTLLDTRPGIKATYLALSAETGTYIDADLAVTRLGPPLTVELTNWFAQEQLPAMLDRYRALYRDHAFAPTVPLPGAYASVAAVREAGGRVAVITGKYEPNARLHLEHAGIEYDALVGDLWAETKGTALRELGASVYVGDHLGDIIGARAAGAVAVGVATGPYGAEQLAEAGADVVLADLTEFPAWLAGHRATGS; from the coding sequence ATGTCAGCGATCTCCGTGCCCGCCCCGCTCACCGTCGGCTTCGACCTCGACATGACCCTGCTGGACACCCGGCCCGGCATCAAGGCCACCTACCTGGCGCTCTCCGCCGAGACCGGCACCTACATCGACGCCGACCTGGCCGTCACCCGGCTCGGGCCGCCGCTGACCGTCGAGCTGACCAACTGGTTCGCCCAGGAGCAGCTGCCCGCGATGCTGGACCGCTACCGGGCGCTCTACCGCGACCACGCCTTCGCGCCGACCGTCCCGCTGCCGGGCGCGTACGCGTCGGTGGCCGCGGTGCGCGAGGCCGGCGGTCGGGTCGCGGTGATCACCGGCAAGTACGAGCCCAACGCGCGGCTGCACCTGGAGCACGCGGGCATCGAGTACGACGCGCTGGTCGGCGACCTGTGGGCGGAGACCAAGGGCACCGCGCTGCGCGAGCTGGGCGCGAGCGTCTACGTCGGCGACCACCTCGGCGACATCATCGGCGCCCGCGCGGCCGGCGCGGTGGCCGTCGGGGTGGCCACCGGGCCGTACGGCGCCGAGCAACTGGCCGAGGCGGGCGCGGACGTGGTGCTCGCCGACCTCACCGAGTTCCCGGCCTGGCTGGCCGGGCACCGCGCCACCGGCAGCTAG
- a CDS encoding iron-siderophore ABC transporter substrate-binding protein: MHRHPSRRAVLAAGLAATLGACGPTPGLPAPQAAVGAAGPEPSAVVTAATGAVAVPGLPTRVVVLDTAELDSAMTLGITPIGACRAAEAPGLPRYWPASRLAEVAVTGTIGAPDLAAIEALRPELILSSRLRDGGRYEALRRIAPTVLTRTTGATWKENFQLHARALGRQAEADAVIAAYRTQLAETSRMVGGPGATAGRKVSLVRFVQGGRIRLYGRQSFPGSLLTDLGLGRPDAQNVDQFDTEVKPDQLSGADGDLLLYSTYGDPDAAGTTATLAGPAWRALGAVRAGRAFPVDDQLWFEGIGCTGAGLVLSQLQCLLGF; this comes from the coding sequence ATGCACCGTCACCCGTCGCGCCGCGCCGTGCTGGCGGCGGGCCTGGCCGCCACGCTCGGCGCCTGCGGGCCGACCCCGGGCCTGCCCGCCCCGCAGGCGGCGGTGGGCGCCGCCGGCCCCGAGCCCAGCGCCGTCGTCACGGCGGCCACCGGCGCGGTGGCGGTGCCGGGCCTGCCGACCCGGGTGGTGGTGCTGGACACCGCCGAGCTGGACTCGGCGATGACCCTGGGGATCACCCCGATCGGCGCCTGCCGGGCGGCGGAGGCACCGGGCCTGCCCCGGTACTGGCCGGCCTCCCGACTCGCCGAGGTGGCCGTCACCGGCACCATCGGCGCACCGGACCTGGCCGCGATCGAGGCACTGCGCCCCGAGCTGATCCTGAGCAGCCGGCTGCGCGACGGCGGCCGCTACGAGGCGCTGCGCCGGATCGCGCCCACCGTGCTCACCCGGACCACCGGCGCCACCTGGAAGGAGAACTTCCAGCTGCACGCCCGCGCGCTCGGCCGGCAGGCCGAGGCGGACGCGGTGATCGCCGCCTACCGGACCCAGCTGGCCGAGACCTCCCGGATGGTCGGCGGCCCGGGCGCCACCGCGGGCCGCAAGGTCAGCCTGGTGCGCTTCGTCCAGGGCGGGCGGATCCGGCTCTACGGCCGGCAGAGCTTCCCCGGCAGCCTCCTCACCGACCTGGGGCTCGGCCGGCCCGATGCGCAGAACGTCGACCAGTTCGACACCGAGGTCAAGCCCGACCAGCTCTCCGGGGCCGACGGCGACCTGCTGCTCTACTCGACCTACGGCGACCCGGACGCGGCGGGCACCACCGCGACCCTGGCCGGGCCGGCCTGGCGGGCGCTCGGCGCGGTCCGGGCGGGGCGGGCCTTCCCGGTGGACGACCAACTGTGGTTCGAGGGGATCGGCTGCACCGGCGCCGGCCTGGTGCTGAGCCAACTCCAGTGCCTGCTGGGCTTCTGA
- a CDS encoding cold shock domain-containing protein: MPTGQVKWFNETKGFGFLSRDDGEDVFVHSKALPAGLSSLKPGQRVEFGVVAGHRGDQAMGVTLLEALPSVAVAQRRSADDMAPIVQDLITMLDTVLPGLQHGRYPAKPVGQKLAAALRAVADQFDV; the protein is encoded by the coding sequence ATGCCCACCGGCCAGGTCAAATGGTTCAACGAGACGAAGGGATTCGGCTTCCTGTCGCGCGACGACGGCGAGGACGTCTTCGTCCACAGCAAGGCGCTGCCCGCCGGGTTGAGCTCGCTCAAGCCGGGGCAGCGGGTGGAGTTCGGTGTGGTCGCGGGGCACCGCGGCGACCAGGCGATGGGGGTCACCCTGCTGGAGGCGCTGCCCTCGGTGGCCGTCGCGCAGCGGCGCAGCGCTGATGACATGGCACCGATCGTCCAGGACCTGATCACCATGCTGGACACCGTGCTGCCCGGCCTGCAGCACGGCCGCTACCCGGCCAAGCCGGTCGGCCAGAAGCTGGCGGCCGCGCTGCGCGCGGTGGCCGACCAGTTCGACGTCTGA
- a CDS encoding helicase-associated domain-containing protein translates to MTTEPTGASSRARTLADELRASSDQALATLLRLRPDLLNPVPTDVTQLTARLSSRASALRALERLDRFTLQTAEALAAVADGSPDTVLRDLLAGPARVKPHPGAEPVDRAAVVAALPPALAALRERALLWGPDSAPHLVIAVREALAPSATAPGGTGLGPTLAEATLGMSPARLQQLVTGAGLPGTPDPVTAVAALTALLSSRKRCAALLAEAPEAARGVLERLVWGPPTGTVPDAGRPVTAEQARGPLEWLLARGLLLPSGPGTVVLPRELALHLRGGRSHRVVEPAPPALRPDTERDPQAVDSAAAGQAYTAVRTVEELLDLWGLQPPATLRAGGLGVRDLKRTALALETGEAQAAFWLELAYGAGLLAPDGENGELAGRTGEVWAPTPAYDLWLQQPVAERWTVLVRGWLAATRVPGLVGTPDGKGKPRAALGPELDRVLAPATRRAVLSLLGSLPPGAVAGAEALLPVQRWHRPLRGGATGPDGRDLREHLTGWTLTEAELLGITGRGALGAPARALLAGQDPSPALAPLLPQPLDHVILQPDLTAIAPGPLLTPLAQALALCAEIESKGGATVYRFTAESVRRALDAGRTATDLHTFLEQHSRTAVPQPLSYLIDDVARRHGVLRVGAASAYLRCDDPALLAEVLADRRALELRLRLLAPTVLAAQAGPETVLGVLRAMGYAPAAESAEGDLVITRPDSHRTPPRTAPAPVADGPATPDAVLLGAAVKAIRAGDRAATALRRETVAGPAAAPTDAHRLPRTAAADTLAALQTAVLLGERMWIGYINAEGLASQRVIDPVKVEGGYVTAFDHHAEKLNTFALHRITGVAELDEG, encoded by the coding sequence ATGACCACCGAGCCGACCGGAGCGTCCAGCAGGGCCCGCACCCTCGCCGACGAGCTCCGCGCCAGCAGCGATCAGGCCCTGGCCACCCTGCTGCGCCTGCGCCCCGATCTGCTCAACCCGGTGCCCACCGACGTGACGCAGCTGACCGCCCGGCTCTCCAGCCGGGCTTCCGCGCTGCGGGCACTGGAGCGGCTGGACCGGTTCACCCTGCAGACCGCCGAGGCGCTGGCGGCCGTCGCGGACGGCAGCCCGGACACCGTGCTGCGCGACCTGCTGGCCGGCCCCGCCCGGGTCAAGCCGCACCCCGGCGCCGAGCCGGTGGACCGGGCCGCCGTGGTCGCCGCGCTGCCCCCGGCGCTGGCCGCGCTGCGCGAGCGGGCACTGCTCTGGGGGCCGGACAGCGCGCCGCACCTGGTGATCGCGGTGCGCGAGGCGCTGGCCCCGAGCGCCACCGCGCCCGGCGGCACCGGCCTGGGCCCGACGCTGGCCGAGGCCACCCTGGGGATGTCCCCGGCCCGGCTTCAGCAGTTGGTGACCGGTGCCGGGCTGCCCGGCACGCCGGACCCGGTGACGGCGGTGGCCGCGCTGACCGCGCTGCTGTCCAGCCGCAAGCGGTGCGCCGCCTTGCTCGCCGAGGCACCCGAGGCCGCGCGCGGGGTGCTGGAGCGGCTGGTCTGGGGCCCACCCACCGGCACCGTCCCCGACGCCGGGCGCCCGGTCACCGCCGAGCAGGCGCGCGGCCCGCTGGAGTGGCTGCTGGCCCGCGGCCTGCTGCTGCCCTCGGGGCCCGGCACCGTGGTGCTGCCGCGCGAGCTGGCCCTGCACCTGCGCGGCGGCCGCAGCCACCGGGTGGTCGAACCGGCCCCGCCCGCCCTGCGGCCCGACACCGAGCGCGATCCACAGGCTGTGGACAGCGCGGCGGCCGGCCAGGCGTACACCGCCGTGCGGACCGTCGAGGAGCTGCTCGACCTCTGGGGCCTGCAGCCGCCGGCCACCCTGCGGGCCGGCGGCCTGGGGGTGCGCGACCTCAAGCGGACCGCGCTGGCCCTGGAGACGGGCGAGGCGCAGGCCGCGTTCTGGCTCGAACTCGCCTACGGGGCCGGGCTGCTGGCACCGGACGGGGAGAACGGCGAGCTGGCCGGGCGGACCGGCGAGGTGTGGGCCCCGACCCCCGCCTACGACCTGTGGCTGCAGCAGCCGGTCGCCGAGCGCTGGACCGTGCTGGTGCGCGGCTGGCTGGCCGCGACCCGGGTGCCCGGCCTGGTGGGCACGCCCGACGGCAAGGGCAAGCCGCGCGCCGCGCTCGGCCCCGAGCTGGACCGGGTGCTGGCCCCCGCCACCCGCCGCGCCGTGCTCAGCCTGCTCGGCTCGCTGCCGCCCGGCGCGGTGGCCGGCGCCGAGGCACTGCTGCCCGTCCAGCGCTGGCACCGCCCGCTGCGCGGCGGCGCCACCGGCCCCGACGGGCGCGACCTGCGCGAGCACCTGACCGGCTGGACGCTGACCGAGGCCGAACTGCTCGGCATCACCGGGCGCGGCGCGCTCGGCGCCCCGGCCCGGGCCCTGCTGGCCGGCCAGGACCCGTCCCCGGCGCTGGCTCCGCTGCTGCCGCAGCCGCTGGACCACGTGATCCTGCAGCCCGACCTGACCGCGATCGCGCCCGGCCCGCTGCTCACCCCGCTGGCCCAGGCGCTGGCACTCTGCGCGGAGATCGAGTCCAAGGGCGGCGCGACGGTCTACCGCTTCACCGCCGAGTCGGTGCGCCGCGCGCTGGACGCCGGGCGCACCGCCACCGACCTGCACACCTTCCTGGAGCAGCACTCGCGCACCGCCGTTCCCCAGCCGCTCAGCTACCTGATCGACGACGTGGCCCGGCGGCACGGCGTGCTGCGGGTCGGCGCCGCCTCGGCCTACCTGCGCTGCGACGACCCCGCGCTGCTCGCCGAGGTGCTCGCCGACCGGCGCGCGCTGGAGCTGCGGCTGCGGCTGCTGGCGCCGACCGTGCTGGCCGCCCAGGCCGGCCCCGAAACCGTGCTCGGCGTGCTGCGCGCGATGGGGTACGCCCCGGCCGCCGAGTCCGCGGAGGGCGATCTGGTGATCACCCGGCCCGACAGCCACCGCACCCCGCCACGCACCGCGCCCGCCCCGGTCGCCGACGGACCCGCCACCCCGGACGCGGTGCTGCTCGGCGCCGCCGTCAAGGCGATCCGGGCGGGCGACCGGGCGGCCACCGCGCTACGCCGCGAGACGGTGGCCGGGCCGGCCGCCGCGCCCACCGACGCCCACCGGCTGCCGCGCACCGCCGCGGCGGACACGCTGGCCGCGCTGCAGACCGCGGTGCTGCTCGGCGAGCGGATGTGGATCGGCTACATCAACGCCGAGGGGCTGGCCTCGCAGCGGGTGATCGACCCGGTGAAGGTGGAGGGCGGCTACGTGACGGCCTTCGACCACCACGCCGAGAAGCTCAACACCTTCGCCCTGCACCGGATCACCGGCGTGGCCGAACTGGACGAGGGCTAG
- the argS gene encoding arginine--tRNA ligase, translating into MSTVVVAATSLVEDELSAAMARVLPPEQAGRDPLLRPSEQADFQSGAAFALAKLAGVAPRELAERLAGEIGAGLTAAASGPGFVNVTVADEWLWQQVATRLAAPRLGVGEPLAGQRVVVDYSGPNIAKELHVGHLRSTVIGDALARILGHLGAEVLRQNHLGDWGTQFGMLIQYLDEHPGEEWRDIALLDVLYKAAQQAFAADPAFAERSRRRVVALQAGDEGTLAVWRELVAISEQAFQRVYDRMGLLLTGADADPESAFNDQLDAVVAEFEAAGLAVESEGALCVFAEGVAAPLIVRKRNGGYGYPATDLATIRHRLQTLKADRILYVVDARQALHFTLVFDAAHRIGWLADPGAATHVPFGLVLGPGGTPFKTRSGDSVRLADLLDAAEEAVRAVLTEKPHELDDGQYAEVVGAAAVGAVKYADLANARTKNYVFDLDRMVSLSGDTAVYLQYAHARLRTLLAKAGPDQGDPDPSQPSHPAERALVLRLDAFDAVLREAAGTLEPHRLCGYLYGLAKAFTDFYGSCPVLKAPTPGLRANRLALCRLTAETLAAGLGLLGIAAPERM; encoded by the coding sequence ATGTCCACGGTGGTAGTAGCTGCGACGAGCCTGGTGGAAGACGAGCTGTCGGCCGCCATGGCCCGCGTGCTGCCACCGGAGCAGGCCGGGCGGGATCCGCTGCTGCGGCCGTCCGAGCAGGCGGACTTCCAGTCGGGGGCCGCGTTCGCGCTGGCGAAGCTCGCCGGGGTGGCGCCGCGGGAGTTGGCGGAGCGGTTGGCGGGGGAGATCGGAGCGGGGCTGACGGCCGCCGCCTCCGGGCCCGGGTTCGTCAACGTGACCGTGGCCGACGAGTGGCTCTGGCAGCAGGTGGCGACCCGGCTCGCGGCGCCGCGGCTCGGGGTGGGGGAGCCGCTGGCCGGGCAGCGGGTCGTCGTGGACTACTCCGGGCCGAACATCGCCAAGGAGCTGCACGTCGGCCACCTGCGGTCGACCGTGATCGGGGACGCGCTCGCCCGGATCCTGGGGCACCTCGGGGCGGAGGTGCTGCGGCAGAACCATCTGGGTGACTGGGGAACCCAGTTCGGGATGCTGATCCAGTACCTGGACGAGCACCCGGGCGAGGAGTGGCGGGACATCGCGCTGCTGGACGTGCTCTACAAGGCGGCCCAGCAGGCCTTCGCCGCCGACCCGGCCTTCGCCGAGCGGTCCCGGCGGCGGGTGGTGGCGCTGCAGGCGGGGGACGAGGGGACGCTGGCGGTGTGGCGGGAGCTGGTCGCCATCTCCGAGCAGGCGTTCCAGCGGGTCTACGACCGGATGGGCTTGCTGCTCACCGGCGCCGACGCGGACCCCGAGTCGGCGTTCAACGACCAACTGGACGCCGTGGTGGCCGAGTTCGAGGCCGCAGGCCTCGCGGTCGAGAGCGAGGGCGCGCTCTGCGTCTTCGCCGAGGGCGTGGCCGCGCCGCTGATCGTGCGGAAGCGGAACGGCGGTTACGGCTACCCCGCCACCGACCTGGCCACCATCCGGCACCGGCTGCAGACCCTCAAGGCCGACCGGATCCTCTACGTGGTCGACGCCCGGCAGGCGCTGCACTTCACGCTGGTCTTCGACGCCGCGCACCGGATCGGCTGGCTGGCCGACCCGGGCGCCGCCACGCACGTGCCGTTCGGCCTGGTGCTCGGGCCCGGCGGCACGCCGTTCAAGACCCGGTCCGGTGACAGCGTGCGGCTGGCCGACCTGCTCGACGCGGCGGAGGAGGCGGTGCGCGCGGTGCTGACCGAGAAGCCGCACGAGCTGGACGACGGGCAGTACGCCGAGGTGGTCGGGGCAGCCGCCGTGGGGGCGGTGAAGTACGCGGACCTCGCCAACGCACGGACCAAGAACTACGTCTTCGACCTCGACCGGATGGTCTCGCTGTCCGGTGACACCGCCGTCTACCTGCAGTACGCGCACGCCCGGCTGCGGACCCTGCTGGCCAAGGCGGGCCCGGACCAGGGCGACCCCGACCCGTCGCAGCCCTCGCACCCCGCCGAGCGGGCGCTGGTCCTGCGGCTGGACGCCTTCGACGCGGTGCTGCGGGAGGCTGCCGGGACGCTGGAGCCGCACCGGCTCTGCGGCTACCTCTACGGGCTGGCCAAGGCGTTCACCGACTTCTACGGCAGCTGCCCGGTGCTCAAGGCGCCGACACCCGGTCTGCGGGCCAACCGGCTGGCGCTCTGCCGGCTCACCGCCGAGACACTGGCGGCCGGCCTGGGCCTGCTGGGGATCGCCGCGCCCGAACGGATGTGA